A DNA window from Choristoneura fumiferana chromosome 2, NRCan_CFum_1, whole genome shotgun sequence contains the following coding sequences:
- the LOC141445499 gene encoding uncharacterized protein: MQLEPKKRTCLVNNMEELSSEILEKDLIKMFRPVHTLQSWLGFQRVKIKHRFVTAPSVYYQFYSSTIWLLSIIATADFVFYCETNLQALTSVVFLKYGFLVNVLINAVSAWRNNFHNGNLNSQLYVKLQKIDRIFKMKGAATSNQKMYSYSLTITVIFVILWFSCILILNDIAMKSLCPSVLFLQIMGVGSYMEIILVSLMLKFLSLRLDHMNTILEKATKHFKNKLQAVKMSFFTKEFDQEKTKDYNELALGMHGILDALNDIIKLFQFPILSFTCQVMIWDFTLMQNVVTAIKEKVCLHKMHMRARQILMLVEIKSTFAIYDVYTVDNRLPLHIFAISATYTIVLLQIANL; encoded by the exons ATGCAGCTGGAACCCAAAA AACGCACGTGCTTAGTCAACAATATGGAAGAATTATCGTCAGAAATTTTGGAGAAAGACTTAATCAAAATGTTTCGACCAGTCCATACTCTGCAGAGCTGGCTGGGTTTCCAGAGAGTGAAAATAAAGCACAGATTCGTTACCGCTCCATCAGTTTACTATCAGTTTTATAGCAGTACCATATGGCTACTCAGCATTATAGCCACCGCCGACTTTGTGTTTTACTGTGAAACCAATTTACAAGCTTTAACCTCTgttgtttttcttaaatatGGTTTCCTCGTCAACGTTTTAATAAATGCCGTTAGTGCTTGGCGGAACAACTTTCACAATGGGAATCTAAACAGCCAACTTTATGTTAAACTTCAAAAGATCGATCGTATTTTTAAGATGAAAGGAGCTGCAACGTCAAATCAGAAAATGTATTCATATTCTCTCACTATAACAGTGATTTTTGTCATCTTATGGTTTTCATGCATTTTGATATTAAATGACATAGCTATGAAAAGCTTATGTCCTTCGGTGCTATTCCTTCAAATTATGGGGGTTGGAAGCTACATGGAAATTATACTAGTGTCCTTAATGTTGAAGTTCCTATCGTTGAGGTTGGATCATATGAACACAATACTGGAAAAAGCAACGAAACATTTTAAGAACAAATTACAGGCAGTAAAGATGTCGTTTTTTACTAAGGAATTCGACCAAGAAAAGACGAAAGATTATAATGAGCTTGCTCTTGGCATGCATGGCATCTTAGATGCTTTGAACGATATCATTAAATTGTTCCAATTTCCG ATTTTGTCATTCACATGCCAAGTGATGATTTGGGACTTCACGTTAATGCAAAATGTGGTAACTGCGATCAAAGAAAAGGTATGTCTAC ATAAAATGCATATGAGAGCTCGGCAAATCCTCATGCTTGTGGAAATAAAATCGACGTTCGCGATATACGACGTTTACACTGTCGATAATCGGCTACCATTGCACATATTTGCAATATCTGCTACTTACACGATTGTTCTTTTGCAAATTGCTAATCTTTGA
- the LOC141445495 gene encoding uncharacterized protein yields MELSLLLVLCIHSESFFREVYKTKQLSILVMSRYVDVSKYLALGVYCDCYFISGPLRKKAKNMFKLIEMSPPCFSVYGMWTMDVYLLLHIFNIITTLIVTILQLTF; encoded by the exons ATGGAACTGTCTTTACTCCTGGTACTCTGTATACACAGCGAATCGTTTTTCCGAGAagtttacaaaactaaacagttGTCGATTCTAGTTATGTCACGTTACGTGGATG TAAGCAAGTACTTAGCATTAGGAGTTTACTGTGACTGTTACTTTATTTCAGGGCCTTTGAGGAAAAAAGCCAAGAACATGTTTAAACTAATAGAAATGTCGCCGCCATGTTTCTCGGTATACGGGATGTGGACCATGGACGTGTATCTGCTGCTGCACATTTTTAATATCATAACTACTCTGATTGTTACTATCCTGCAGCTCACgttttaa
- the LOC141444504 gene encoding uncharacterized protein, whose translation MFLVIESTVVGLKTKLVPILASVTLMLWMVFYFIQLTVVAFACDWFSKQVQCTKRLILRALAVYYEDKEDKVRKAAWEMLQLIEFEKPIFSVCGIVVLDKSLPFKLIGVITSNVLVFIQYTSNVLNTN comes from the exons ATGTTTCTAGTTATCGAATCAACCGTCGTTGGATTAAAAACCAAG TTGGTCCCAATATTAGCTTCAGTAACCCTAATGCTGTGGATGGTTTTCTACTTTATCCAATTGACGGTCGTCGCGTTTGCTTGCGACTGGTTCTCCAAACAAGTTCAATGCACGAAACGCTTAATATTGCGTGCCTTGGCCGTTTACTATGAAG ACAAGGAGGACAAAGTTCGTAAGGCGGCGTGGGAAATGCTACAGCTGATTGAATTCGAGAAGCCCATTTTCTCCGTATGCGGTATAGTCGTCCTCGACAAGTCTTTGCCTTTCAAACTCATCGGCGTAATTACAAGCAACGTGCTAGTTTTTATTCAATACACTTCTAATGTTTTAAATACTAATTAA